The DNA window GTATACCAATTTCTTCATTGTCTTCAGTCTATCCGACGCATCGTCCATTCGGTTGGCGTCGATGAAATCGTTGTACTTGTCTACAGAGATGACATACACATTATGAGTGAGCGCATGTGTGTATGAAGACCGAACCTACCATTGGTGAAGAGAGGTTCCGGGAGTTTCCGGAAGAAAGATTTCAGTAAACTGCTGACGACGTTGAGGTCCTGCCACTTCTGTCACCAACCAAGGAAAGAAAGAGGAGTGGATTAGTATAGCgcttttgcattgcaaaaatcgGCTTATATTTTCAAACAAATAGATGCAACGCAAATATTCTGACACTTAAATGGCAGTCCTTCCCAAAACTGAATAGAATTTGccacaaataaaaccacaatTTGTCAATTGCATGTGTAAAGTATCTAAAcctttagaccacatgtgtcaaagtggcagtccgggggccagatctggcccaccacatcatttagtgtggtccgggaaagtaaatcatgagtgccaactttctgttttaggatcaaattaaaatgaagagtatagatgtatattaaagttcctgattttcccccttttaaatcaataattgtaaatttttaatcaattttttctgtgtttttagttcaaaaatcatttcgtaaaatttaaaaatatataaaaaaaggtcaaataaaaattgttttagatctataaaaaactgaatattcagggcttttaatccagttcttttaatccatttattaaaaaaaaatctaaatattatatctaaaatggtctggcccgcaagaaatcaagttgacgttaatgtggcccgcgaaccaacccgagtttgacacccttgctttagactAAACGTGATTATTGATTTGTTTAGAAATCGATTAATATTTAGCaagagaggaaaaacaaaactcCATTCTGCCGTGAATACCAATGAAATTATAGTCCAAAATTTGAGCACTATCATTGGTGGACTTCAGTGTCTTTCTATACATTTGACTGATGATGTACTTTGTTTGCATGCTAGATTGTACCTCTTCTGTTGGGTTGATGTCGAGACCCTTGTTGAGTTGATCCTGAAGCGATGACACCATAGCGTTGTTGCCGGGCACGCGGTAGATCCCCGTGTACTCCAGACCCATCTCTTCCACCAGGCCACAGCAAATCTCCACAATCAGTGGGATGAACTGGATAAGATCCAGATCGGCAATTAGTATGAGGAATGTGACGTGAGGTTTCTTTTGTAGAAAGAAAGAGAAACTTGACGGCTGACCTTGTTGTTGACACCCGGCTGGCAGTCCTCCAGCCTTACACCGAAGGCTTTAGGTCCCGCTTTCTTGGCCTTCTTCATGATGTTGATTCCCCACGGAGACTTGGGTGGACTGCTTTCATCTAAATACAAATAAGACAATATTTGAACACAAAGATATAAGAAGTTTCCATGAAAACACAAGAGTTTACTCGGAGAATGCAGTacagaggaaaacaaaaatgtagacATTTCCAGCAAAAAAGCACCCTTAAAAAACATAAGAACAATTTTcccagaaaaaataaaatatgaattcacAAAAAAAGGCTATTTCAGGCAAGAAAAGGACTCGTATTTGAAATATGAACCTTTGACATCTGATTTGGGCGAACGCGGTGCACCCAACGCGTTCTCGTTTTTGGCGAGCAGGAAAGGCGGCTTTATACGGGACAGCCTGGGAGAAGAGTCGGGCTTACTTCCTGTTGGGCTGTAGGGGGGGACAGAGAGTTTAACAAGTTGGAAAAAAGTTGTTGAAATGGAAACACTCGCGTTCGGTGTCTCACCTTTGCTTCCTGTAATCATTCAGCTTTTTATTGATCAGTGCCTGCCTGGAAAAGCCCAGctcctgcaaaaaaaacctcaatgtAAATCTACTACACTGCACTGTATTTTTCATTGGAAAACATTAGATTCATTTTTCAATGAACGTATTTAGACGTTCTCTCATTCTCACCTCGCTGTCAGTCTTGCTGTTCTCTCTGATGACCTGAATCCAGGCCAACATTTGATCTCGATCCTCGGCCTGCAACAGGTACTCGCAGAAATCCTGCGTAGTGAGCCTGAGGGCATGTTTTCGCTTGGTCTCGCTATAAGCGATGTCCACCAGACAGCCGCGGATGCTGATGGGCTGCTCGTCCTCGGCCCCGCCGCCCAATGTGGCGCCGCGCAGCACTGCCTCTCGCTTGTCTTTATACAGGAAGAGCGAGTGCGAACGCAGCACGGAGAAGACGCGCTTCCATGGACGCATCCCACTGCCCACCTTCTGtcacagaagaagaaagaagaagaCATAACactctacatcaagggtgtcagactcgggttgattcgcgggccgttttaacatcaacttgatttcacgtgggctggaccattttagatataatatttagattttttttaaataaattgattaaaagaactggattaaaatccctgaatattccgttttttatagatctaaaacaatgtttattttagcttttttaaatatatttttagattttacaaaatgatttttgaactaaaaacacagaaaaaaaatgattaaaaaattacaattattgatttaaaagggggaaaatcaggaaatttaatatacatcaatactcttcattttaatttgatcctaaaacagaaagtcgccactcatgatttactttcccgggccacacaaaatgatgcggtgggccagatttgatccctttgccgccactttgacgtgTTCTACATGATAATGAAAAACGTGGGGTGTTGTACCTTTTCATCCATTTCGGACacaacaaaatgtgaaaatagctCTACTCACCTTGCCCTTTTCAGTGAGGATCTGCTTGAAGTGCAACCAGCCTTCTCGCCTCACATCGCTATATGTGATGGTGCCAAGCTCTGAGGTGGAGTGACGCTTGGAGCGTACCTCCTCTGCCGTGCCCAGGTTTTCAAGAGACTATAAACACAAACAGTGTTATTCCATGCTATACGGTACAGATGCGAGTGGCTGACCAGAACAAAAAGTTGAaaaggagagaaaaataaagtcacaaaatattgtttttcattgcgATGGCATAAGGCACACTTTTTTCCCTATAATTTGGCAAGTGAAACTTTAGtggttttttctctctcactaatgcttgttatgtttttttaagctcTTATGTTAACatgtgcctatttagcctgttgttcttggcttgtgatcaaataaaaaattgcccttccccaagtgcgccttatatattgttttttcccctcttcattgtgtattcctTGGCTagagcgacttatagtccgaaaaatacagtaatacgaCTAGTCATGGTTGCAAATTTGACAGGCACCAAAGAAGGGGATATTCTCAATTTTACTGCAAAATTAAATATTGCTGGTTTCTCTCATTTTGGTGTGGTAAGAAAATCCCTATCACTTGAAAGACTGTAACTCACCCCATCAGTGAAGAAGCTCTTGACTCTCTTTGGCAACCTCCTGTTAAAATACAAGGCTTTTTAATGCCAGTACATAAGACCAATCATTACCGTGTGTGCAATCACTCACGAAAATATCCGTCCTTCATCCCGGAAGGCGTTGAGTCCCTCGTCGCAAGACTTGGAGCGCTCAGCGGTGATGGCTAGAAGATAGGAGGAACGGCGACCTGATTTAATAGCGCCTGTTCCACGACAGCACGAACCAGTGGAGagttgaaaagaaagaaagaaagaaaaagcaagatggatggatggggggaaaagaaaagaaagaacgaTGATGTAATGCCAATCACTGCCGGTGACGAATTGGGTGACAATGGGGAGGGTGACTGAGCAAAGAAGCAGGAAATTGATTGGCGATGAGCTCAAGTGTCCGCCTTCGTGTCTCATTTGCTGATATGCACGTTtaaatcatgtaaaaataacatgcacattttaacagCTTCTGTCCAAAAGATCTGCAGCCAAAGTTATGTTGCAAACAAGCAGCATGCAAAGTCAGATATAAAGTGCAAATCAAGTTATTTTACGTCCAACGTTAAGCAACAAATGATTCGCAAGGAAGAAAGCATTTTTAGGTATTAGTTGGTAAATTGAAAAAGAATCATGCCAAGTCTATTAAGCGGTGATttgtagaaaatatttttccccattttataaGTGTGGTTTTCTTTTAATGCATGCTATCCTATTTTCTAGACATTTTTTTGGAGTTGAATTGtcaagaaaatgtcaaattcttAAAATGACTTGATTTGTATGTTAAAGAGTATCAATGAAAGTATAAGTATTAAACTTTTCAACCAGGAAAAGAAGTCAGTAACTACTAGAAAAGCCAAATACTTTAATGTGCACCTCATATATGACAGTGTTGCTAAAATGATTATTTAGCCAatgttaaaattatttaattgtaAGCCGACTCTGTATATGGCAAAGCTTACATTTACTCTTGGAAGACACTGACTATTTCCTGGAAAATTTGGatttaaattgatttgaatttgaaattgaCTCTTTTTGTAGAAACGGTCAAAAATTCAAGTGTTGTTTACACTTAGTAGAAAATGAGCATTTATGGAATCAAAGAATTTACCACAATattgaaacatgttttttttccctctcagaAAGCAATAGTTTGTCATCCTTCACAAAGTAGTTATATCAATAAAAAGGCTGAAAATGCTTTGCTTTAAGGTGACacatcataaaaaaaagaaatatgtgtTAGCCTTGAAGCTGATGGTGGCCTGTTGCAACCAAGCATACCAGAGgttctttaaacaaaaaaaaaaaagcttcttcCCTGTTAAGATAGAAGCTCGCAGCATTCCAGATGCAAGGCATGCAGCGTTGACGGGGAGGAGGGTCAGGTAAGgttgggggagggggggtgccACACTCACGGCAATCATGTGAGAAGAGCCTAGTTGCAGGAAAGGTGAAGGTAGGGGAAGCGGGGCTGGCGACTGCGGCCGGCGCCGAACTCATGCCACTGGAGACCACCGAGGACGCCGGCACGTGGCGGGCGCGCAAGTCAGCGCCAGGGCTGGTGGGCTCATCTGTCGGGAAGTCGGGAAATGACGGAAGCGCCAGgaagagaggaggaggaagatgggTTAGGTGTTAGGAAGGAAAGGATCCATGATAAAGAGGTGTTAAAAGGaagggggattttattttgtaaagaaagagtttttcatttttttttcttcttcttgcagTTCCATGGAATGCAACATGCAACCATGCTGCAGTGTGAGCATAAAGTAGTCTTTGGTTTGGGGTAATGGACGTGTCTAATACTAATATGAACGGGTGAAGCCAGTTCGAAAAGCACGTGAATAATTTCAAGTATGACCATTAAATTCCTGATGCGCTAAAACTTATTTTCGATCATACTAAAACAAATCTGTCATGATAATGCAATGATGATCTCCATGCTGGAAAATTTtacgttaaaaaaacaacttgtatGAGAACGATTTTAGGAGTAATCTATTCTACAACTTGCGTTTAAGGACATGAACAGTCAGTCCGCTTTCCTCCTTGTAGAAACAACAGAGGGCAGCAAAACACTGCGGTTGAGGCAAGGAAGGAAACATTTGCAATCTGGGGATGACGAATCTGGCTGTGTTTAAAAACCAGCTCCGAAATAGCTTTGCTGCGGCTTTAAGGAAGGCCATCATTAACAGGCAGCGGAGAAACACACAGAAACGCAGAGCCCACGTTGTCTACGAGGAAAAAACAGGTGTTGGATTTGGTACACCACGTGAATTTTCTTCAGGCGATTTGGGCGGCATCTAGCTCATGGCAATAATTGCGTTGCTAATTCCAAAATGGCCAAATCAGCCTCTCAACCAGAACCAGTTCTGCCAGTTGACATTGCGCtgcctttgcaaaaaaaaatgctttgtggTTTGAAGAAGTCCAAAGAGTCGATGGGAAATACTAACAAAGAAAGTACTCATTTGGAGTGGCTTGTTCGGGAAAATCCAATGTCCGAACCCTCAGTTTCTGAAAAAAAGCCCCCTGGGTTTCCCGTATACAAGCCACGTTTAGCCAGGCGCTGCAGTCTTTCGCCTCCTCTGCATATTGTTGGAGTTTCAGTTATAGCACTTTATGTGGTGATTTAAGTTAATCAATCAACATTGTATTGCACTATCACGTCAAAACAGGGGTAAAATAAAGGGGTGCGAAGGGATTCAAGTTATGGAATTGAACGTTGACGTGCTTCCTACAGAAGGTGTAAAAACTTGAATGCATGATAATGTTGactgaaaagaaaagaacattgtCTGACTTTTGTTTCTGACAAAAGCATGTCAAtggggaacattttcagtttacagCAGAGAAACATGTCAGGACCTGCTGTGATTTGGTTGTCTGCTTTTGTGTAAGCAAGAATGCATACTCAAATGCTTTAACAGCAACGCCTCCTTGTCAATTTTCACACCCCAAATGATTTTCTCTGGCTGAGTTGGGGCTTATCCCAAGTTTCCTCGTGAGTTAGCTGATGTGGACCACCGATACCCCGACAAGATATTACCAGCAGTTTTTCACTATGCGTCCCGTGTTAGGTGATACAAGGAAGTCAAAAGCCTGCGGAGTCAGAAAGTCTTCTGTGAATCAGGCGCGAGTCTAGACGTGCCTGGGAGAATTTTTCAGTTTGCCAAACACGATTAGAAGTCAGCCTGTTTTCATTGTTATGATTCCTTTCATCCAAGGAAAAGCCCAGGGTTTACTGTACACagtgtaataaataaattacaaccATGTGGACCATCCTGGTAGTGATGTAATGTGAACAGAATTAGACTAAGGCCAAATGTCCCCTCAAAGAATTTCCCTTTTAGAACTTATCACGCTTATACCTGTAACTCATTCGCCTTTGAAAAGGTACAATCTGTTATTTTGGGGACAAATATTCAATATACTTTTAGACTTTTTCTGTCTCTGCCACAGTGTTGGGCTTCTTTgagtaatgtaaaaaaacaaaagatgagtCACCAAATGAGCGACACTGAGCTGAAATTTTGATATAAGAAGATTTAGGTTAGGACATTCTAAGATTCAATGTGAAACTTACCAATGAAGGGGATAGATGCCAGTGAATCATCCTCCAGGGAGAGGGGGACAACATTGCCATTTGCCTTAATTGGCACCGTGTCTCCCGAAGAGCTGGAGGTGGCTACCGAGTCTGGGGGTTCTGGTGAGAACAAGGAGGGCTCGAGGCCCTCCATGGGAAGCGCGTAGTGGGGGTGTCGCATGCCGTGGGCGTTTCTCCGTCCAGTGGGTGGCTTCTGTCGCATCACCACCTCCTGAGTTTGCGGCGTGATCTCCACCGACCCTCGCTCGTGGTTGGTCGGTCTGTACGCTCTGTCCTGGGATTCGGGTGAGGTGGAAGCCAGTGGGGGTGAGACTGTGGGCGCACCTTCTGGAGGACTGGTGTTCCAGTTTAAATGGGGGCCAGAGTATGAGGGGTCCCTGAAAGAGTGGGCCTGCTGCATGATGCGGCCTGTCTTACGGTAGAAAGAGGGGCTGTAACTGCGGTAGCCCACTGGCTGGTCGTCCATGCTCTGGCTTGGCGGAAGCCGCCGGTTCTTGGGGGGCGGCTGCTGAGGTTGGGGTGGAGAATGCGTCTGCGTGGGGTGTTTGGAGTGCGGCTGGGAGTGTCGGGGCAAATGGGGGCCTTGCGCTGCAGGGTATGGACCGCCGTGCCTCTGGTGGACATCAGTTCTTGGGGGCGGCTTCGGAGGCTGGTGCCACCTCTCGCATCGGGCAGAAACCAGTCCGGGTGCAGGCCGGTCCAACATCTCTAACGAATGTCCGTGGCGATCGAATTGCACCAGGTGGTTTTCGGAGCGCGTCCTCGTGTAATTGGAGGAAGAATGGACCCTATCTGGACCCCAGTCCGCACACCAGTAAGGTTCTCCGTGGGGCGCCGGTCCTGACTGCTGCACTAACAGCAGAGTGTCCTGGGAGGCGCTGTGGGGCCAGCCGGCCACCCGCTGTGGCTGGGGATGCCTCCTGGACTCGCTGAGGCGGTCCTGGGAATAGCTACGTTGCCGTGTATGTATATTGTGTACGGGACGTTCTGGCACTTGGTTGTGATACCACTCTGAAAGTGCCTGTTGGCAGCGATCGTTTCGCCCTTGGCCGATATGGGGTAGCGGTGGGCTGGTCCAAGCCTGGCCGCTCGACTTGCGCGGCTGGGCCTGCGTGGTGTTGGCGCCATGGTGGTGATTGGAGTAGTGGACCTGCATTGGGCTAGATAATGGTCCCcctgatgatgaggaggaggaataTGAGCGACCTCTGGTTTGCCCCTGAGGCTGCTGTCCGGTCATGCCATACTGGATCTCTTCTGTGCGGTGGGCGGGACTCGTGTGACCCACGCCACCCAGCTCCACAGAGCGCCCGTCCTGCCAACTGGCAGGGCTGCACAAAGTGGAGCGGTTGTCTAAGGGTGAGGAGGGACTAGGGGAACCAGGCCAGCGACTCCAGTTATCCAGCTGGTTCTGGCCCAGAGGGGCTGGTGGAGGTGCGCCCGCGGGCGACATGGTGTTTCCGCGGGGGTAGCAGATAGGTGGCGGCGGTGGGAGGTTCTCAGCTCCCCCCGAGAAGGGCTCGTTTCCAGTCAGGTAGGCATCTTGGGAGTATGCCTGAAAGAGGTTTTAAGACAGGTGAAgcggctttttttttacatcggaGGTGCGTTTTCACACACTATGAACTTGTTTGGCAACAAGACTATCAAAAGAGGCCTCATGCCGCGCTCAAAATGACAATGGGCTGGGAGACGTCTCCCGGGTTCTGGGAAACGCAAACACGCTAGGTGAGAAAGTAACGACACAAAAACAATCGATTTGCATTTCAACAAAGGCACTACTTACATCTTCCCcaccaaatgtgtttttaaatgaaaaattgttTCAGGTCCACCAAGATTCGCCCAAAAGTTCcatcaaaacaaacattcaatTGTAGACGTGTCCTCGACAAACGATCCTTTTTATGTTGATACATCCAATCTTCTCTACTCTTATTATTTAACTGCTGGCTCCCTTGATCTTGTTTTTTGCTCGACTCTTACACTCCCTCCCTCTCTGCGTGTGAGTGTCACTCCACCCAGTGGGAGTGCACAGGGAGGTGCAGGAGTAGTGATGTCATGCTAGGAATGTAGTCAATGCAGAAAATGAAGACAGCTTGTAATGCAAAAAGTTGAAAAGACACCTTTTAGCTGTAGCTGATTAATGTCGATGCTTCTAAATGTATGTGCAAAGCTCACCCTGATTACATCACATCTCTGGTTATCAAACTGGACATTTGGACTATTCTGCAGACATTTAAATACAAATCGCGACTGTGTTTTGCTTCCACATGACAAAATTAAGCTGGAGTCTGCACATGTTAATGCCCGCAATTCGAAGTTCACCGGAGGATGTTTCTATCCTTGACTCTCTTTTAATAGGATTACAATTTGTGATAGTGTGTCAATGTAGTACATAAAAAAAAGTCGCATAAAAAACATACACTTACCAACTGAAGCACATCTTCATCTTTTGGCATGATGGCAAGTTCCAGTACACTTTCActgttgaaaaatatgagatatGAGTCAATGCATTATCCCATAAAGTTATACATGTGGCATtggaaatttcattcattcattttcaacaccgcttatccttgtgTGTGGGACCCTATCCATCCAAATTTCAGCCAAAAGGCAGACAAAACTCcagactggtcgctagtcagttgtagggaacacaaaaacagacaagctgcctgcaccaaagtcaggcgaaagtACTGCTGCACAATCGGGTGATTAGATCATATTTCCTGGAGAAATTTGCACAGAAAGGCAGATAAGATCTAGTGTGACAGGCCTAATTGCACATGAAAATACGTCGCACTCTCTGGTGTAGAACACAGTGCTTAGGGATAACTTCTTTCAACATAGATTTTTATGCGTCATGTGTGCTTAAGGCAGTTCAACACAGTTCAGTGACTCTGAACATGGCGTGACATGAGTTCTCACCTGTTCTGGATGAGAGCGATCACCTGCGAGTATGTCTTTCCCAGCACACTCTCACCATTTACCTTGACTAGACGATCACCTGACAGAAAAAAGACACATGTAAAGTTTTTCCCCCTGGAAGTTATTTAACCAAGACAAAGAAGATACCTAAAGGATAACATATAAGGAACTTGTTTCTGAAGCTAAAGTTTAACATGAGATTT is part of the Stigmatopora argus isolate UIUO_Sarg chromosome 14, RoL_Sarg_1.0, whole genome shotgun sequence genome and encodes:
- the arhgap23a gene encoding rho GTPase-activating protein 23 isoform X2 — encoded protein: MQKSSGTATLSLSLSLQRLYPELLCRIKASGDGKGKTTEIREALLRFCPMRSVRNAHVSEHRHPDPMPAAMLPCPVPAGSDWSFQNPVGVDCSSPEPRCIWVAVLRGVVVGHHQLRAKGRRDGLSSPAADNNPRPPMASRTGRESVNVAWKGPRTLVLRKNSQGFGFTLRHFIVYPPESSLHTDLKDEENGNGKGFQKGRLEPMDTIFVKNVREKGPAHEAGLCTGDRLVKVNGESVLGKTYSQVIALIQNSESVLELAIMPKDEDVLQLAYSQDAYLTGNEPFSGGAENLPPPPPICYPRGNTMSPAGAPPPAPLGQNQLDNWSRWPGSPSPSSPLDNRSTLCSPASWQDGRSVELGGVGHTSPAHRTEEIQYGMTGQQPQGQTRGRSYSSSSSSGGPLSSPMQVHYSNHHHGANTTQAQPRKSSGQAWTSPPLPHIGQGRNDRCQQALSEWYHNQVPERPVHNIHTRQRSYSQDRLSESRRHPQPQRVAGWPHSASQDTLLLVQQSGPAPHGEPYWCADWGPDRVHSSSNYTRTRSENHLVQFDRHGHSLEMLDRPAPGLVSARCERWHQPPKPPPRTDVHQRHGGPYPAAQGPHLPRHSQPHSKHPTQTHSPPQPQQPPPKNRRLPPSQSMDDQPVGYRSYSPSFYRKTGRIMQQAHSFRDPSYSGPHLNWNTSPPEGAPTVSPPLASTSPESQDRAYRPTNHERGSVEITPQTQEVVMRQKPPTGRRNAHGMRHPHYALPMEGLEPSLFSPEPPDSVATSSSSGDTVPIKANGNVVPLSLEDDSLASIPFIDEPTSPGADLRARHVPASSVVSSGMSSAPAAVASPASPTFTFPATRLFSHDCPITAERSKSCDEGLNAFRDEGRIFSRLPKRVKSFFTDGSLENLGTAEEVRSKRHSTSELGTITYSDVRREGWLHFKQILTEKGKKVGSGMRPWKRVFSVLRSHSLFLYKDKREAVLRGATLGGGAEDEQPISIRGCLVDIAYSETKRKHALRLTTQDFCEYLLQAEDRDQMLAWIQVIRENSKTDSEELGFSRQALINKKLNDYRKQSPTGSKPDSSPRLSRIKPPFLLAKNENALGAPRSPKSDVKDESSPPKSPWGINIMKKAKKAGPKAFGVRLEDCQPGVNNKFIPLIVEICCGLVEEMGLEYTGIYRVPGNNAMVSSLQDQLNKGLDINPTEEKWQDLNVVSSLLKSFFRKLPEPLFTNDKYNDFIDANRMDDASDRLKTMKKLIRDLPDYYYHTLKFLVCHLKTVADNSDKNKMEPRNLALVFGPTLVRTSEDNMKDMVTHMPDRYKIVETLIQHYLWFFSEEPDKDEKTPVDTEDVQPAPNIDHLLSNIGRTALLGDASDSTNSDSAKSKGSWGSKKDLTAKDFLTLSIMSAVTGRKRRKRHNGRRVGSSTDDDSEHERVKAGEEEVGDGAPHAEGEEEEDDDEEEEEGEEEKQEAKEERPAVQCGKEEEETGGRADARSIVSGYSTLSTLGRSLGAEDADDEHSELVSETDNESGFASRERPGKPPTPPRKPSAAPAGRVNDDDAGGGGARSTTPSSTSSAHRARSRPSFNSHKLIQCDTLARKKLKSDKMKAHWLELPEIADPDAPGTRTKTSLGSSRENLRPSRVRPLASSPPPSGEAASFAPVAKSLAEQVRARLLGSADDLRSVGMRKPLSPESRRKKRAWRRHTVVASPTEPTDDKRPPLVTTEFPLSPLNPKTALPRGDDGAERGSSGRQMPPSRFHQYL